A region of the Actinomycetota bacterium genome:
ATTCTTCGACTAAACTTAAACTTCAACTTACTTGCCTGAGGTTGCAAAAAGGAGTATAAAAAGGAAGGCAAGAAGAAACTAGGAATGCCTATCATTATGATAACTTGTTAGGATAGAAACCAAGGTCATGAAGTGCCCCTTTTGTGGTTATTTAGAGACAAAGGTGATAGATTCAAGAGCCACCGAAGCCGGTGATGCCATCAGGCGAAGAAGAGAGTGCATCGATTGCCAGCGGAGGTTTACCACCTATGAGAGGCAGGAAGAAATCCCCTTGATGGTCATCAAGAAAAATGGTCAGCGTGAGCCCTTCGATAGAACCAAGGTATTAAAAGGCTTGCAAAGGGCTACAGTGAAGAGGGAGATTACCCTCTCGCAGTTGGAAAATATCGTCACCGATATCGAGAGTGAACTCCGCAATCAATTCAAATATGAGGTGCCATCGAAAGAAATCGGCGAAATGGCCTTGAAGAGATTGAGGAAAATAGATA
Encoded here:
- the nrdR gene encoding transcriptional regulator NrdR — its product is MKCPFCGYLETKVIDSRATEAGDAIRRRRECIDCQRRFTTYERQEEIPLMVIKKNGQREPFDRTKVLKGLQRATVKREITLSQLENIVTDIESELRNQFKYEVPSKEIGEMALKRLRKIDKVAYVRFASVYREFKDIDEFTAELAKLQRNLDKE